One segment of Anastrepha obliqua isolate idAnaObli1 chromosome 3, idAnaObli1_1.0, whole genome shotgun sequence DNA contains the following:
- the LOC129240490 gene encoding uncharacterized protein LOC129240490 has product MDIDSAPVPPPQEYSDNPTGYQSESSMNFDYLHGLNEGASAAARASSSATSLGGHGGSSDSPRHFGAVGGGGIDASTSSMQSYGYVDDSKALDRLLSKCI; this is encoded by the coding sequence ATGGATATTGATTCTGCTCCTGTGCCACCACCACAGGAGTACTCAGATAACCCAACAGGCTATCAGTCGGAATCATCAATGAATTTCGATTATTTGCACGGTTTAAATGAGGGCGCATCCGCCGCAGCTAGGGCGTCCTCATCAGCGACATCACTGGGCGGTCATGGCGGTTCGTCGGATTCGCCGCGCCATTTCGGTGCCGTTGGCGGGGGTGGCATAGATGCGAGCACTTCCAGTATGCAGAGCTACGGCTACGTTGATGACAGTAAAGCATTGGACAGGTTGTTatcaaaatgtatttga
- the LOC129242267 gene encoding uncharacterized protein LOC129242267: MFDNFLSMLRKRRRLDNVAEESNAQTTPGPAERAAGADAYWNTLFKTSSAATAAAADLSSSSFSAAATTTAAPHASTSHASNADDSDMSLLPLPSLTLCPMDSIFDV, encoded by the exons ATGTTCGACAATTTTCTCAGCATGCTGCGTAAACGGCGCCGTCTTGACAATGTTGCGGAGGAATCAAACGCACAAACGACGCCGGGTCCAGCCGAAAGGGCAGCTGGTGCAGATGCATATTGgaatactttatttaaaacgAGTTCGGCCGCGACTGCAGCCGCAGCTGATTTAAGTAGTTCTTCCTTCTCCGCCGCCGCCACAACTACTGCTGCCCCTCATGCGAGCACATCACACGCTTCTAATGCAGATGACAGCGACATGTCTTTATTGCCGCTACCATCTCTGACACTCTGCCCTATGGATAG TATTTTTGACGTTTAA